A genomic stretch from Larimichthys crocea isolate SSNF chromosome XXII, L_crocea_2.0, whole genome shotgun sequence includes:
- the ksr1a gene encoding kinase suppressor of Ras 1 isoform X2, with the protein MDSVSAKGGKMVESDEQPKRDSGGGGGGGGGGAAMAALHQCELIQNMIEISISSLQGLRTKCAASNDLTQQEIRTLEVKLMKYICKQLQCKQKVPETERPEALDSYPHLRDWLRTINLRPELIEAVEAKLSLDALLQMTGAQVRDTMRRLGSSSEECARLSAALSCLKSATESGGELREDGGPWLSEPTRRDSGSLLTADQLTNLGTPLRAHSPSPLARPSTIQSTPSTPCATFPHPRSGSVSAVPTPEALASYGHCDSPLTDPFPMSLARAARLHGHSSTPPITPPSKRRHRLKPPCTPPPPSRKVLHLLPNITLTRSKSHESQLGNRIEDPPTNKCVKKNKLLLNMQVNGNGCEDSPSRYPVMTARTPGVTPAATTASYTLPGTPTLLEEHSTIKNNVAVHRNSPQAVRRDIGLAVTHRFSTKSWLSQTCQVCQKNMMFGVKCKHCRLKCHNKCTKEAPSCRISFLPIAKIRRTESVPSDINNPVDRPAEAPQFGTLPKAITKKDHPPVLNQLDSSSNPSSTTSSTPSSPAPFQQSNPPSATPPPNPSPKGHRDSRFNFPDISSPSHLHPDVLQDTVSEIEQSADDIHAELVEDEDEEEGEEEIEVEDDDPEAEEENEDDEEENEDEGEDEDDGEDIRMNVGSDGECDELDDLPSSRGNQWKGPISRKPSQTSVYLQEWDIPFEQLDLGELIGKGRWGKVHKGRWHGEVAIRLLEIDGNNQDHLKLFKKEVMNYRQTRHENVVLFMGACMAPPHLAIITSFCKGRTLYSVVRDTKNTLDINKTRQIAQEIVKGMGYLHAKGIVHKDLKSKNVFHDTNKVVITDFGLFGISGVVQEGRRENKLKLPHGWICYLAPEIVRRMSPGNNEDRLPFSTSADVYAFGTIWYELQARDWPITNQPVEATIWQVGSGEGIKKVLAEISLGKEVTEILSACWAYDLRERPTFTQLADMLEKLPKLNRRLSHPGHFWKSAELASPLPAATRRRRNDFALAPCFAPI; encoded by the exons GTGAAGCTGATGAAATACATCTGTAAACAGCTGCAGTGCAAGCAGAAAGTGCCAGAGACGGAGAGGCCCGAGGCCCTGGACAGCTACCCACACTTACGAGACTGGCTACGCACTATCAACCTGAGACCGGAGCTCATCGAG GCAGTGGAAGCAAAGTTGTCCTTGGATGCCTTACTGCAGATGACAGGTGCTCAGGTGAGAGACACTATGCGAAGACTAGGGTCCAGTTCAGAAGAATGTGCCAGGCTCAGTGCTGCCCTCTCCTGTCTGAAGAGTGCCACTGAATCAG gaggtgaactgagGGAAGACGGCGGCCCCTGGTTGTCTGAGCCCACGAGGAGGGACAGTGGCTCTCTACTGACTGCAGATCAGCTCACCAACCTAGGGACTCCACTCCGTGCTCACAGTCCCTCGCCTCTCGCCCGCCCATCCACCATCCAGTCCACCCCATCCACCCCCTGCGCTACCTTCCCTCATCCCCGCTCGGGCTCTGTGTCAGCGGTGCCCACACCCGAGGCGCTGGCGTCGTATGGCCACTGCGACAGCCCTCTCACAGATCCATTCCCGATGTCCTTAGCCCGCGCGGCTCGGCTCCACGGACACTCTTCCACCCCACCCATTACTCCGCCCTCGAAGAGGCGTCACCGACTGAAGCCCCCCTGCACCCCTCCACCTCCGTCCCGCAAAGTGCTGCATCTGCTTCCCAACATCACCCTGACGCGCAGCAAAAGCCACGAGTCGCAGCTGGGCAACCGCATTGAGGACCCACCCACCAACAA GTGTGTTAAAAAGAACAAGTTGCTCCTGAATATGCAAGTGAACGGGAACGGATGCGAGGACTCGCCTTCTCGTTACCCCGTCATGACTGCGCGCACTCCCGGAGTCACCCCGGCTGCCACCACAGCGTCGTACACTCTTCCCGGCACTCCCACCCTCCTGGAAGAGCACAGCACGATTAAGA ATAACGTAGCAGTCCATCGCAACTCCCCACAAGCAGTGAGGAGGGACATAGGCCTAGCAGTCACACACAG GTTTTCAACCAAGTCCTGGCTGTCCCAGACGTGTCAGGTGTGCCAGAAGAACATGATGTTTGGGGTTAAGTGCAAACACTGTCG GTTAAAGTGCCACAACAAATGCACAAAAGAAGCCCCGTCCTGCAGAATCTCCTTTCTACCAA TCGCCAAAATTCGGAGGACGGAGTCTGTTCCATCCGATATAAACAACCCTGTGGACCGGCCGGCAGAAGCGCCACAGTTTGGCACACTACCAAAGGCCATCACGaaaaag GATCATCCACCAGTGCTGAACCAGTTGGACTCCAGCAGCAATCCGTCCTCCACCACCTCGTCCACACCTTCCTCCCCGGCACCTTTCCAGCAGAGCAACCCCCCCAGCGCCACTCCGCCACCCAACCCTTCGCCCAAAGGCCATCGGGACAGCCGCTTCAACTTCCCGG ACATCTCCAGTCCTTCTCATTTGCACCCCGATGTCCTCCAGGACACTGT CAGTGAGATAGAGCAATCTGCGGATGACATCCATGCCGAGCTGGTGGAAGACGAGGATGAAGAG gaaggggaagaggaaaTCGAGGTCGAAGATGACGACCCCGAAGCCGAGGAGGAGAACGAAGACGACGAGGAAGAAAACGAGGACGAAGGGGAAGATGAGGATGACGGGGAGGACATCCGGATGAACGTGGGCTCAGACGGTGAATGCGACGAGCTGGATGATCTGCCCAGCTCTCGGGGAAACCAGTGGAAGGGCCCCATCTCGCGCAAGCCGAGCCAGACCAGTGTCTACCTGCAGGAGTGGGACATCCCCTTTGAGCAGCTGGATCTCGGAGAACTCATAGGAAAG GGTCGCTGGGGCAAAGTCCACAAGGGTCGGTGGCACGGCGAGGTCGCTATCCGACTTCTTGAGATCGATGGGAACAATCAGGACCATCTGAAGCTCTTTAAAAAGGAGGTGATGAACTACAGACAGACCAGGCATGAGAATGTGGTCCTCTTCATGGGGGCCTGCATGGCACCACCCCACCTAGCCATCATCACCAG TTTCTGTAAAGGGAGGACGCTGTATTCAGTCGTCAGAGACACTAAAAACACTTTGGATATTAATAAGACGAGACAAATTGCCCAGGAGATTGTGaag GGCATGGGCTACCTGCACGCGAAAGGCATCGTTCACAAAGACTTGAAGTCAAAGAACGTCTTTCACGACACCAATAAGGTCGTGATCACCGACTTCGGGCTGTTTGGGATCTCTGGAGTCGTTCAGGAGGGGAG gcGTGAGAACAAACTTAAACTTCCACACGGTTGGATTTGTTATCTCGCACCAGAGATCGTGCGCAGGATGAGCCCAGGTAACAACGAGGACCGCCTTCCTTTTTCCACCTCAGCAGATGTGTACGCCTTTGG CACCATTTGGTATGAGCTTCAAGCTAGAGACTGGCCAATCACCAACCAGCCTGTGGAAGCTACCATCTGGCAGGTGGGGAGCGGAGAGGGAATAAAGAAGGTCTTGGCGGAGATCAGCCTTGGCAAGGAGGTCACT GAGATCCTCTCCGCCTGCTGGGCGTACGACCTGAGAGAGAGGCCGACCTTCACGCAGCTGGCCGACATGCTGGAGAAGCTGCCCAAACTCAACCGTAGGCTGTCCCACCCCGGACACTTCTGGAAGTCTGCAGA ACTAGCTTCTCCACTTCCTGCTGCCACACGGCGTCGCCGCAACGACTTCGCTCTCGCACCATGTTTCGCACCCATTTGA
- the ksr1a gene encoding kinase suppressor of Ras 1 isoform X5 — translation MKYICKQLQCKQKVPETERPEALDSYPHLRDWLRTINLRPELIEAVEAKLSLDALLQMTGAQVRDTMRRLGSSSEECARLSAALSCLKSATESGGELREDGGPWLSEPTRRDSGSLLTADQLTNLGTPLRAHSPSPLARPSTIQSTPSTPCATFPHPRSGSVSAVPTPEALASYGHCDSPLTDPFPMSLARAARLHGHSSTPPITPPSKRRHRLKPPCTPPPPSRKVLHLLPNITLTRSKSHESQLGNRIEDPPTNKCVKKNKLLLNMQVNGNGCEDSPSRYPVMTARTPGVTPAATTASYTLPGTPTLLEEHSTIKNNVAVHRNSPQAVRRDIGLAVTHRFSTKSWLSQTCQVCQKNMMFGVKCKHCRLKCHNKCTKEAPSCRISFLPIAKIRRTESVPSDINNPVDRPAEAPQFGTLPKAITKKDHPPVLNQLDSSSNPSSTTSSTPSSPAPFQQSNPPSATPPPNPSPKGHRDSRFNFPAACYFQHRQQFIFPDISSPSHLHPDVLQDTVSEIEQSADDIHAELVEDEDEEEGEEEIEVEDDDPEAEEENEDDEEENEDEGEDEDDGEDIRMNVGSDGECDELDDLPSSRGNQWKGPISRKPSQTSVYLQEWDIPFEQLDLGELIGKGRWGKVHKGRWHGEVAIRLLEIDGNNQDHLKLFKKEVMNYRQTRHENVVLFMGACMAPPHLAIITSFCKGRTLYSVVRDTKNTLDINKTRQIAQEIVKGMGYLHAKGIVHKDLKSKNVFHDTNKVVITDFGLFGISGVVQEGRRENKLKLPHGWICYLAPEIVRRMSPGNNEDRLPFSTSADVYAFGTIWYELQARDWPITNQPVEATIWQVGSGEGIKKVLAEISLGKEVTEILSACWAYDLRERPTFTQLADMLEKLPKLNRRLSHPGHFWKSAELASPLPAATRRRRNDFALAPCFAPI, via the exons ATGAAATACATCTGTAAACAGCTGCAGTGCAAGCAGAAAGTGCCAGAGACGGAGAGGCCCGAGGCCCTGGACAGCTACCCACACTTACGAGACTGGCTACGCACTATCAACCTGAGACCGGAGCTCATCGAG GCAGTGGAAGCAAAGTTGTCCTTGGATGCCTTACTGCAGATGACAGGTGCTCAGGTGAGAGACACTATGCGAAGACTAGGGTCCAGTTCAGAAGAATGTGCCAGGCTCAGTGCTGCCCTCTCCTGTCTGAAGAGTGCCACTGAATCAG gaggtgaactgagGGAAGACGGCGGCCCCTGGTTGTCTGAGCCCACGAGGAGGGACAGTGGCTCTCTACTGACTGCAGATCAGCTCACCAACCTAGGGACTCCACTCCGTGCTCACAGTCCCTCGCCTCTCGCCCGCCCATCCACCATCCAGTCCACCCCATCCACCCCCTGCGCTACCTTCCCTCATCCCCGCTCGGGCTCTGTGTCAGCGGTGCCCACACCCGAGGCGCTGGCGTCGTATGGCCACTGCGACAGCCCTCTCACAGATCCATTCCCGATGTCCTTAGCCCGCGCGGCTCGGCTCCACGGACACTCTTCCACCCCACCCATTACTCCGCCCTCGAAGAGGCGTCACCGACTGAAGCCCCCCTGCACCCCTCCACCTCCGTCCCGCAAAGTGCTGCATCTGCTTCCCAACATCACCCTGACGCGCAGCAAAAGCCACGAGTCGCAGCTGGGCAACCGCATTGAGGACCCACCCACCAACAA GTGTGTTAAAAAGAACAAGTTGCTCCTGAATATGCAAGTGAACGGGAACGGATGCGAGGACTCGCCTTCTCGTTACCCCGTCATGACTGCGCGCACTCCCGGAGTCACCCCGGCTGCCACCACAGCGTCGTACACTCTTCCCGGCACTCCCACCCTCCTGGAAGAGCACAGCACGATTAAGA ATAACGTAGCAGTCCATCGCAACTCCCCACAAGCAGTGAGGAGGGACATAGGCCTAGCAGTCACACACAG GTTTTCAACCAAGTCCTGGCTGTCCCAGACGTGTCAGGTGTGCCAGAAGAACATGATGTTTGGGGTTAAGTGCAAACACTGTCG GTTAAAGTGCCACAACAAATGCACAAAAGAAGCCCCGTCCTGCAGAATCTCCTTTCTACCAA TCGCCAAAATTCGGAGGACGGAGTCTGTTCCATCCGATATAAACAACCCTGTGGACCGGCCGGCAGAAGCGCCACAGTTTGGCACACTACCAAAGGCCATCACGaaaaag GATCATCCACCAGTGCTGAACCAGTTGGACTCCAGCAGCAATCCGTCCTCCACCACCTCGTCCACACCTTCCTCCCCGGCACCTTTCCAGCAGAGCAACCCCCCCAGCGCCACTCCGCCACCCAACCCTTCGCCCAAAGGCCATCGGGACAGCCGCTTCAACTTCCCGG cTGCCTGTTACTTTCAGCATAGACAGCAGTTTATCTTCCCTG ACATCTCCAGTCCTTCTCATTTGCACCCCGATGTCCTCCAGGACACTGT CAGTGAGATAGAGCAATCTGCGGATGACATCCATGCCGAGCTGGTGGAAGACGAGGATGAAGAG gaaggggaagaggaaaTCGAGGTCGAAGATGACGACCCCGAAGCCGAGGAGGAGAACGAAGACGACGAGGAAGAAAACGAGGACGAAGGGGAAGATGAGGATGACGGGGAGGACATCCGGATGAACGTGGGCTCAGACGGTGAATGCGACGAGCTGGATGATCTGCCCAGCTCTCGGGGAAACCAGTGGAAGGGCCCCATCTCGCGCAAGCCGAGCCAGACCAGTGTCTACCTGCAGGAGTGGGACATCCCCTTTGAGCAGCTGGATCTCGGAGAACTCATAGGAAAG GGTCGCTGGGGCAAAGTCCACAAGGGTCGGTGGCACGGCGAGGTCGCTATCCGACTTCTTGAGATCGATGGGAACAATCAGGACCATCTGAAGCTCTTTAAAAAGGAGGTGATGAACTACAGACAGACCAGGCATGAGAATGTGGTCCTCTTCATGGGGGCCTGCATGGCACCACCCCACCTAGCCATCATCACCAG TTTCTGTAAAGGGAGGACGCTGTATTCAGTCGTCAGAGACACTAAAAACACTTTGGATATTAATAAGACGAGACAAATTGCCCAGGAGATTGTGaag GGCATGGGCTACCTGCACGCGAAAGGCATCGTTCACAAAGACTTGAAGTCAAAGAACGTCTTTCACGACACCAATAAGGTCGTGATCACCGACTTCGGGCTGTTTGGGATCTCTGGAGTCGTTCAGGAGGGGAG gcGTGAGAACAAACTTAAACTTCCACACGGTTGGATTTGTTATCTCGCACCAGAGATCGTGCGCAGGATGAGCCCAGGTAACAACGAGGACCGCCTTCCTTTTTCCACCTCAGCAGATGTGTACGCCTTTGG CACCATTTGGTATGAGCTTCAAGCTAGAGACTGGCCAATCACCAACCAGCCTGTGGAAGCTACCATCTGGCAGGTGGGGAGCGGAGAGGGAATAAAGAAGGTCTTGGCGGAGATCAGCCTTGGCAAGGAGGTCACT GAGATCCTCTCCGCCTGCTGGGCGTACGACCTGAGAGAGAGGCCGACCTTCACGCAGCTGGCCGACATGCTGGAGAAGCTGCCCAAACTCAACCGTAGGCTGTCCCACCCCGGACACTTCTGGAAGTCTGCAGA ACTAGCTTCTCCACTTCCTGCTGCCACACGGCGTCGCCGCAACGACTTCGCTCTCGCACCATGTTTCGCACCCATTTGA